One window from the genome of Deinococcus sp. NW-56 encodes:
- the proS gene encoding proline--tRNA ligase: protein MTKDGGKQDKKAQQYGVTPQSADFNDWYNEVVKKADLADNSPVAGAMVVRPYGTALWENIQRWLDDRFKATGHESLIFPTLIPMGFITKEADHVEGFAPELFTVSKIGTEELAEPYVMRPTSETIIGHMWAGWLNSYRDLPFLHYQWGSVFRAELRTKAFLRTSEFFWHEGHTAHADEAEARAEVRQQLDLYHEFCRDMLALPVVRGEKTASERFAGAVATYSIEGMMRDGKALQSGTSHYLGQNFSRAFDVKFQTREQKEEYAHTTSWAISSRIIGAIIMTHGDDFGLIMPPRIAPIQVVVIPVGRKENFDAMVEEGEKLAAELRAQGLRVKVDRRDGVTNGFKYNDWELKGVPVRIELGPRDLESGMVVVKNRNSEEKETLARAEAVSGMVARLDGVHDWLLTRATDFMLSHTVKADDYDTFRQAIEDGHWVRAHHCGQPECEKAIKEDTKATARNVPLDDAEFFAEQESGPCVRCGQPGAYDKRVIFGRQY from the coding sequence ATGACGAAAGACGGTGGCAAGCAGGACAAGAAGGCGCAGCAATACGGCGTGACGCCCCAGAGCGCGGATTTCAACGACTGGTACAACGAGGTCGTCAAGAAGGCCGACCTGGCCGACAACTCCCCCGTCGCGGGCGCGATGGTCGTGCGGCCCTACGGCACAGCGCTGTGGGAGAACATTCAGCGTTGGCTCGACGACCGCTTCAAGGCGACCGGGCACGAGTCGCTGATCTTCCCCACCCTGATTCCGATGGGCTTTATCACCAAGGAAGCCGACCACGTCGAGGGCTTCGCGCCCGAGCTGTTCACGGTGAGCAAGATCGGCACCGAGGAACTGGCCGAACCCTACGTCATGCGCCCCACGTCGGAGACGATCATCGGGCACATGTGGGCGGGGTGGCTGAACTCGTACCGCGACCTCCCCTTCCTGCACTACCAGTGGGGCAGCGTGTTCCGCGCCGAGCTGCGGACCAAGGCCTTCCTCCGCACCTCCGAGTTCTTCTGGCACGAGGGCCACACCGCCCACGCCGACGAGGCGGAAGCGCGCGCCGAGGTCCGCCAGCAGCTCGACCTCTACCACGAGTTCTGCCGCGACATGCTCGCACTTCCCGTCGTGCGCGGTGAGAAGACGGCCTCCGAGAGATTTGCCGGAGCGGTCGCCACCTACTCCATCGAGGGGATGATGCGCGACGGCAAGGCGCTGCAATCGGGCACCTCGCACTACCTGGGGCAGAACTTCAGTAGAGCTTTCGACGTGAAGTTCCAGACCCGCGAGCAAAAGGAGGAGTACGCGCACACCACGTCGTGGGCGATCTCCAGCCGGATCATCGGGGCGATCATCATGACGCACGGGGACGACTTCGGGCTGATCATGCCGCCCCGCATCGCGCCCATTCAGGTCGTCGTGATCCCGGTGGGCCGCAAGGAAAATTTCGACGCGATGGTCGAGGAAGGCGAGAAGTTGGCCGCCGAACTCCGCGCCCAGGGCCTGCGGGTCAAGGTGGACCGGCGCGACGGCGTGACCAACGGCTTCAAGTACAACGACTGGGAACTCAAGGGCGTGCCCGTGCGGATCGAGCTGGGGCCGCGCGACCTGGAATCGGGCATGGTCGTCGTCAAGAACCGCAACAGCGAGGAGAAGGAGACGCTGGCCCGCGCCGAAGCGGTCTCGGGCATGGTCGCCCGCCTGGACGGGGTCCACGACTGGCTGCTGACCCGCGCGACCGACTTCATGCTCTCGCACACGGTGAAGGCGGACGACTACGACACCTTCCGGCAGGCCATTGAGGACGGGCACTGGGTCCGGGCGCACCACTGCGGGCAGCCCGAGTGCGAGAAGGCGATCAAGGAGGACACCAAGGCCACCGCCCGCAACGTGCCCCTGGACGACGCCGAGTTCTTCGCGGAGCAGGAAAGCGGTCCCTGCGTGCGCTGCGGACAGCCGGGCGCGTATGACAAGCGGGTGATCTTCGGGCGGCAGTACTGA
- a CDS encoding alpha/beta fold hydrolase, whose product MSDLIRPLTTALAAAALLAGGAMAQTEPAQAAPSQPAQVTAAPAPTLSPALSGERRFLTLPGFGRVAYYADPRGTGRPLILTHSVNAAASAYEMKPLWDAYAGTRPLYALEWPGFGSSDRPDIRYTPELMAQALTALVAELGGEVDVVGLSLGSEFAARAALAEPRIRTLALISPSGLGEPRNGTQQASERDGGTRLYRTLDAVGTPLYAVLRTRPSIEYFLSRSFRGPVNEGLIAYSLETTRQPGAKNAPLFFISGVLFTPDAYRDLYSKLQVPVTVLYDRDGFVSFDRLPLFDAQPNVTAVRIEGTDGLPHFEKLPEVRAALDAFWAATR is encoded by the coding sequence ATGAGCGATCTCATCCGTCCGCTGACCACCGCCCTCGCTGCCGCTGCCCTGCTGGCTGGGGGGGCGATGGCCCAGACTGAACCGGCCCAGGCGGCCCCGTCACAGCCCGCTCAGGTCACGGCCGCCCCGGCCCCCACGCTGAGCCCCGCCCTGTCCGGCGAGCGGCGGTTCCTGACCCTGCCGGGCTTCGGGCGCGTAGCCTATTACGCCGACCCGCGCGGCACGGGGCGCCCGCTGATCCTGACCCACTCCGTCAACGCGGCGGCGAGCGCCTACGAGATGAAGCCGCTGTGGGACGCCTACGCGGGCACCCGCCCCCTGTATGCGTTGGAGTGGCCCGGCTTCGGGAGCAGCGACCGCCCCGATATTCGCTATACGCCCGAGCTGATGGCCCAGGCCCTGACCGCGCTGGTGGCCGAACTCGGGGGGGAGGTGGACGTGGTGGGCCTGAGCCTGGGCAGCGAGTTCGCGGCGCGGGCGGCCCTCGCGGAGCCGCGCATCCGCACCCTGGCCCTGATCAGCCCCAGCGGGCTGGGCGAGCCACGCAACGGCACCCAGCAGGCCAGCGAGCGCGACGGCGGCACCCGTCTCTACCGCACCCTGGACGCGGTGGGCACGCCCCTGTATGCCGTGCTGCGGACCCGCCCCAGCATCGAATACTTCCTGAGCCGCTCCTTCCGGGGGCCGGTGAACGAGGGGCTGATCGCCTACAGCCTGGAAACGACCCGGCAGCCGGGGGCCAAGAACGCGCCCCTCTTCTTTATCAGCGGGGTGCTGTTCACGCCCGACGCCTACCGCGACCTCTACAGCAAGCTCCAGGTGCCCGTGACCGTGCTGTACGACCGCGACGGCTTCGTGAGCTTCGACCGCCTGCCCCTCTTCGACGCGCAGCCGAACGTGACGGCGGTGCGGATCGAGGGCACCGACGGCCTGCCGCACTTCGAGAAGCTGCCCGAGGTGCGGGCGGCGCTGGACGCCTTCTGGGCTGCCACCCGCTGA
- a CDS encoding NUDIX hydrolase, whose translation MNPSPPRQCAAVVLTNERGEVLLVRQAYGGQFWGLPGGVVDPGETPLGAAVREAREEVGAEVALEGVVGVYLLQGGGWPDIQAYVFAGRVVAGEPTLAAPEELSALAWCPLGRWPSPLVPDALAAWEDLRAGRRGAVRTVQRHLTLPGAVTLG comes from the coding sequence GTGAACCCCTCCCCGCCACGACAGTGCGCCGCCGTCGTCCTCACCAACGAACGGGGCGAGGTGCTGCTGGTCCGGCAGGCGTATGGGGGCCAGTTCTGGGGCCTGCCCGGCGGCGTGGTGGACCCCGGCGAGACACCCCTGGGGGCCGCCGTGCGGGAAGCGCGGGAGGAGGTGGGCGCCGAGGTCGCGCTGGAGGGGGTCGTGGGCGTCTATCTCCTTCAGGGCGGAGGCTGGCCGGACATCCAGGCGTATGTGTTCGCGGGGCGGGTGGTGGCGGGCGAACCCACCCTGGCCGCGCCCGAAGAACTGAGCGCTCTGGCGTGGTGTCCGCTGGGCAGGTGGCCCTCTCCCCTGGTACCGGACGCGCTGGCCGCCTGGGAAGACCTGCGGGCGGGCCGCCGGGGAGCCGTGAGGACGGTCCAGCGCCACCTCACCCTGCCGGGCGCGGTAACCCTGGGGTAA
- the leuS gene encoding leucine--tRNA ligase has protein sequence MTTEPTQKPAIQEPRAERYNPHATEPKWQERWETDGLYTFHEDPAKTKHYALTMFPYPSGNLHIGHWYANVAPDARARWMRMRGYNVLFPMGFDAFGLPAENAAIKHGRDPAQWTYSNIEHMTGQFRRMGTMIDWSRSFATCDPEYYRWNQWFFTEFFRRGLAYKKGGLVNWCPKDQTVLANEQVVNGSCERCGTPVERRNLSQWYLKITDYAEELLDFSDTDMPERVRLMQTNWIGKSVGAEVTFPTPAGPETVFTTRPDTLMGATFLVLAPEHSKVEALTTPEQAGAVRAYVEAAGRKTDVERQQEGEKTGVFTGSYATHPVSGEPLPIWVADYVLVTYGTGSIMAVPAHDERDFAFARKFGLPIREVIRPEGEEGMGEHPEAAYVGEGLIVNSGEFDGLPGGKASIGQITERLEARGVAQARTTYRLRDWLVSRQRYWGTPIPIVYCAEHGAQPVPAEELPVRLPENVEFTPTGQSPLKLDREWTATTCPVCGGPAERDTDTMDTFVDSSWYMYRYLSPRDDAHPFDPAKAHLLPVDLYTGGIEHAILHLLYSRFWTKVMRDMGLTTQSEPFRWLRNQGMILGEDGEKMSKSRGNVVDPDDLVREYGVDTVRTYLMFIAPWELGGPWDPQGINGPAKWLSRVWALYFDEKAVGPEENVSEADLRYAVHSTLKKVTGDFDRLSFNTIVASLMELTNTLVKAKRSPVFGTPAWEEALDIFNRMLAPVVPHIAEEIWTERGGTGSVHVQSWPEVDEAAATRDTVTIGVQVSGKVRGQVEISKTATQEEALAAARANPDVARFVEGRATVKEIYVPGRIINIVVK, from the coding sequence ATGACCACCGAACCCACCCAGAAGCCCGCCATTCAGGAACCCCGCGCCGAGCGCTACAACCCCCACGCCACCGAACCCAAGTGGCAGGAGCGGTGGGAGACAGACGGCCTGTACACCTTCCACGAGGACCCGGCCAAGACCAAGCACTACGCGCTGACCATGTTCCCCTACCCCTCCGGGAACCTGCACATCGGGCACTGGTACGCCAACGTCGCGCCCGACGCCCGCGCCCGCTGGATGCGGATGCGCGGCTACAACGTGCTGTTTCCGATGGGCTTCGACGCCTTCGGCCTGCCTGCCGAGAACGCGGCGATCAAGCACGGGCGCGACCCCGCGCAGTGGACGTATTCGAACATCGAGCACATGACCGGGCAGTTCCGGCGCATGGGCACCATGATCGACTGGAGCCGCTCCTTTGCCACCTGCGACCCCGAGTACTACCGCTGGAATCAGTGGTTTTTCACCGAGTTCTTCCGGCGCGGCCTGGCCTACAAGAAGGGCGGGCTGGTGAACTGGTGCCCCAAGGACCAGACCGTGCTGGCGAACGAGCAGGTCGTGAACGGCTCGTGCGAGCGCTGCGGCACCCCGGTCGAGCGGCGCAACCTGAGCCAGTGGTACCTGAAGATCACCGACTACGCCGAGGAACTGCTGGACTTCTCGGACACCGACATGCCCGAGCGCGTCCGGCTGATGCAGACCAACTGGATCGGCAAGTCGGTGGGCGCGGAGGTCACCTTTCCCACCCCCGCCGGGCCGGAGACCGTCTTTACCACGCGCCCCGACACCCTGATGGGCGCGACCTTCCTGGTGCTGGCTCCCGAGCACAGCAAGGTCGAGGCCCTGACCACCCCCGAGCAGGCAGGCGCCGTGCGGGCCTACGTCGAGGCGGCGGGCCGCAAGACCGACGTGGAGCGCCAGCAGGAGGGCGAGAAGACCGGGGTGTTCACCGGCAGCTACGCCACCCACCCCGTGAGCGGCGAACCGCTGCCCATCTGGGTCGCGGACTACGTGCTGGTGACCTACGGCACGGGCTCGATCATGGCCGTGCCCGCCCACGACGAGCGCGACTTCGCCTTCGCGCGGAAGTTCGGGCTGCCCATCCGCGAGGTGATCCGTCCGGAAGGCGAGGAGGGCATGGGCGAGCATCCGGAAGCAGCCTACGTGGGCGAGGGCCTGATCGTGAACTCCGGCGAGTTCGACGGGCTGCCGGGAGGCAAGGCCAGCATCGGCCAGATTACCGAGCGGCTGGAGGCGCGGGGCGTCGCGCAGGCCCGCACGACCTACCGCCTGCGGGACTGGCTGGTGTCGCGCCAGCGGTACTGGGGCACGCCCATTCCCATCGTCTACTGCGCCGAGCACGGGGCGCAGCCGGTTCCGGCGGAGGAACTGCCCGTCCGCCTGCCGGAAAATGTCGAGTTCACCCCGACCGGCCAGAGCCCGCTGAAGCTGGACCGCGAGTGGACGGCCACCACCTGCCCGGTGTGCGGCGGCCCCGCCGAGCGCGACACGGACACTATGGACACCTTCGTGGATTCGAGCTGGTACATGTACCGCTACCTGTCCCCGCGTGACGACGCGCACCCCTTCGACCCCGCGAAGGCCCACCTGCTGCCCGTCGACCTGTACACGGGCGGCATCGAGCACGCCATCCTGCACCTGCTGTACTCGCGCTTCTGGACCAAGGTCATGCGCGACATGGGCCTGACCACGCAAAGTGAGCCGTTCAGGTGGCTGCGCAACCAGGGGATGATCCTGGGCGAGGACGGCGAGAAGATGAGCAAGTCACGCGGCAACGTCGTCGACCCCGACGATCTGGTCCGCGAATACGGCGTGGACACGGTCCGCACGTACCTGATGTTCATCGCGCCGTGGGAGCTGGGCGGCCCCTGGGACCCGCAAGGCATCAACGGCCCCGCCAAGTGGCTGAGCCGCGTCTGGGCGCTGTACTTCGACGAGAAGGCCGTTGGCCCGGAGGAGAACGTCAGCGAGGCCGACCTGCGTTACGCTGTCCACTCCACCCTGAAGAAGGTGACGGGCGACTTCGACCGCCTGAGCTTCAACACCATCGTCGCCTCGTTGATGGAGCTGACGAACACGCTGGTCAAGGCCAAGCGCTCGCCCGTCTTCGGGACCCCCGCCTGGGAGGAGGCGCTGGACATCTTTAACCGGATGCTGGCCCCGGTCGTGCCCCACATCGCCGAGGAAATCTGGACCGAGCGCGGTGGGACGGGCAGCGTCCACGTCCAGTCCTGGCCCGAGGTGGACGAGGCTGCCGCCACCCGCGACACCGTCACCATCGGCGTGCAGGTCAGCGGCAAGGTGCGCGGCCAGGTCGAGATCTCCAAGACCGCCACCCAGGAAGAGGCCCTGGCCGCCGCCCGCGCCAACCCCGACGTGGCCCGCTTCGTGGAGGGCAGGGCGACGGTGAAGGAGATCTACGTGCCGGGGCGGATCATCAATATCGTCGTGAAGTGA
- a CDS encoding ABC transporter ATP-binding protein gives MTVSTPDVLHAAPHRSESALELRGITKRFPLVLANDNISMIVKWGSVHALCGENGAGKSTLMKIVYGAQPPTSGEIVVDGEVVNFTDPSQAIARGIGMVFQHFMLVDTLTVTENVILGAEPTAGGAIDYASARRRVAELIAQFGFALNPDALVGDLPVGLQQKVEILKTLYRGARILILDEPTAVLTPSETDELFDFLKNQYAASGNAVIFISHKLHEVLHISDTISVIRDGKMIGTIPAAGATTEALAQMMVGREVSLRVQKAPAQPGEVALDVRGVSVAGEHGYAVKNVSFQVRAGEIVGIAGVEGNGQSELVEAITGLTPVAGGEITYLGRRAQGVREVEASGLSHIPEDRNERGLVLDMTTAENYILGEHDRAPFAGPMGFLRLDVIEQNAKRLSEQYDVRPRSPHLRAGQYSGGNAQKLIVAREMRKGPKILVASQPTRGVDIGAIEFIHARIVEARDQGLAVLLVSADLGEVMNLSDRILVMYEGEVVGEVPASEATETGLGLLMTGSGGTSGRSGEISETLQTGER, from the coding sequence ATGACGGTCTCCACCCCCGACGTGCTGCACGCCGCGCCGCACCGCTCCGAGTCCGCGCTGGAGCTGCGCGGGATCACCAAACGCTTTCCCCTCGTGCTCGCCAACGACAACATCTCCATGATTGTGAAGTGGGGCAGCGTCCACGCCCTGTGCGGCGAGAACGGCGCGGGCAAGAGCACCCTGATGAAGATCGTCTACGGCGCCCAGCCCCCCACCTCCGGCGAGATCGTCGTGGACGGCGAGGTCGTGAACTTCACCGACCCCTCGCAGGCCATCGCGCGGGGCATCGGCATGGTGTTTCAGCACTTCATGCTGGTGGACACCCTGACCGTCACCGAGAACGTGATTCTGGGCGCCGAGCCCACGGCGGGCGGGGCCATCGACTACGCCTCGGCGCGGCGGCGGGTCGCGGAGCTGATCGCGCAGTTCGGCTTCGCCCTCAATCCCGACGCCCTCGTGGGGGACCTCCCGGTGGGTCTCCAGCAGAAGGTCGAGATTCTCAAGACGCTGTACCGGGGCGCCCGCATCCTGATTCTGGACGAGCCGACCGCCGTGCTGACCCCCAGCGAGACGGACGAGCTGTTCGACTTCCTGAAAAATCAGTACGCGGCGAGCGGCAACGCCGTCATTTTCATCAGCCACAAGCTGCACGAGGTGCTGCACATCTCGGACACCATCTCGGTGATTCGCGACGGCAAGATGATCGGCACCATTCCTGCTGCGGGCGCCACCACCGAGGCGCTCGCGCAGATGATGGTGGGCCGCGAGGTCAGTCTGCGGGTGCAGAAGGCCCCCGCCCAGCCCGGCGAGGTCGCGCTGGACGTGCGCGGGGTCAGCGTGGCGGGTGAGCACGGGTACGCCGTGAAGAACGTGTCCTTCCAGGTTCGCGCGGGCGAGATCGTCGGGATAGCGGGCGTGGAGGGCAACGGCCAGAGCGAACTCGTGGAGGCGATCACCGGCCTGACCCCGGTCGCGGGCGGCGAGATCACCTACCTGGGCCGCCGGGCACAGGGCGTGCGCGAGGTCGAGGCCTCGGGCCTCTCGCACATCCCCGAAGACCGCAACGAGCGCGGGCTGGTGCTGGACATGACCACCGCCGAAAACTACATCCTGGGCGAGCACGACCGCGCCCCCTTCGCCGGGCCGATGGGTTTCCTGCGGCTGGACGTGATCGAGCAAAATGCCAAGCGCCTGAGCGAGCAGTACGACGTGCGCCCCCGCAGCCCCCACCTGCGGGCCGGGCAGTATTCCGGCGGCAACGCCCAGAAGCTGATCGTGGCCCGCGAGATGCGAAAAGGTCCCAAGATTCTGGTCGCCTCGCAGCCCACGCGCGGGGTGGACATCGGCGCCATCGAGTTCATCCACGCCCGCATCGTGGAGGCGCGGGACCAGGGCCTCGCCGTGCTGCTCGTCAGCGCCGATCTGGGCGAGGTGATGAACCTCTCCGACCGCATCCTGGTGATGTACGAGGGCGAGGTCGTGGGCGAGGTCCCCGCCAGCGAGGCCACCGAGACGGGCCTGGGATTGCTGATGACCGGCAGCGGCGGCACGAGTGGGCGCAGCGGGGAGATCAGCGAGACGTTGCAAACCGGCGAACGCTGA
- a CDS encoding alpha-amylase family protein codes for MSASGFPPLPPAAFPDERDADTFALRLERYGDDLLASLRVVYGDDLGDLPARLLEVLVRGFQDRPADLRRLDEARLLRPDWLQGPEMVGYVAYADRFAGTLAGVGERLDYLEGLGVRYFHLMPLLKPREGENDGGYAVADYRAVRPDLGTMDDLAELARGLRGRGISLVLDLVLNHVAREHEWAGRARAGEEKYRVYFHIHPDRTLPDLYERTLPEVFPDFAPGNFTWDDEAGGWVWTTFNAYQWDLNWGNPDVWLEFVDLILYLANRGVEVFRLDAIAFLWKRLGTACQNEPEVHHLTRALRAAARIVAPAVAFKAEAIVAPAELMGYLGRGAHHGRVSDMAYHNSLMVQLWSSLASRDTRLFAEALRAFPPKPTSTTWGVYVRCHDDIGWAIADEDAARAGLSGPAHRHFLSDFYSGEFVGSFARGLVFQHNPQTGDRRISGSAASLAGLEAALDAGDAGRVDDAVRRLLMLHAVILGFGGVPLLYMGDELALLNDSGYADVPEHAADNRWVHRPRMDWELAGRVGSEPDTPAGRVNAGLRHLIATRRSLPHLHASVESWPMPSPDGRVLLLRRDHPLGVMVQAYNFSEAEVVLPAWELREVLGAEAVDALTGSRLHLEHPTLRLEGYRALWLTQA; via the coding sequence GTGTCTGCCTCCGGTTTTCCCCCTCTGCCCCCCGCCGCCTTCCCCGACGAGCGCGACGCCGACACGTTCGCGCTGCGGCTGGAACGGTACGGGGACGATCTGCTGGCGAGCCTGCGGGTGGTGTACGGCGACGACCTGGGTGACCTCCCGGCGCGGCTGCTGGAGGTGCTGGTGCGCGGTTTCCAGGACCGCCCCGCCGACCTGCGACGGCTGGACGAGGCCCGGCTGCTGCGCCCCGACTGGCTGCAAGGGCCGGAGATGGTGGGCTACGTGGCCTACGCGGACCGCTTCGCCGGAACGCTGGCGGGGGTGGGCGAGCGGCTGGACTATCTGGAGGGCCTGGGGGTCCGCTACTTCCACCTGATGCCCCTCCTCAAGCCCCGCGAGGGCGAGAACGACGGCGGCTACGCGGTGGCCGACTACCGGGCGGTGCGGCCCGACCTGGGGACGATGGACGACCTCGCCGAGCTGGCGCGGGGGCTGCGGGGCCGGGGCATCAGCCTGGTGCTGGACCTCGTGCTCAACCATGTCGCCCGCGAGCACGAGTGGGCTGGGCGGGCGCGGGCGGGCGAGGAAAAGTACCGCGTCTACTTCCACATCCACCCCGACCGCACCCTGCCCGACCTCTACGAGCGCACGCTGCCGGAGGTCTTTCCCGACTTCGCGCCGGGCAACTTCACCTGGGACGACGAGGCGGGCGGCTGGGTCTGGACCACCTTCAACGCGTATCAGTGGGACCTGAACTGGGGCAATCCGGACGTGTGGCTGGAGTTCGTGGACCTGATCCTCTACCTCGCCAACCGGGGGGTCGAGGTCTTCCGGCTGGACGCCATCGCCTTCCTGTGGAAGCGGCTGGGGACGGCCTGTCAGAACGAGCCGGAGGTGCACCACCTGACGCGGGCGCTGCGGGCGGCGGCCCGGATCGTGGCCCCGGCGGTCGCGTTCAAGGCCGAGGCCATCGTCGCCCCCGCCGAGTTGATGGGCTACCTGGGGCGCGGCGCACACCACGGGCGCGTCTCGGACATGGCCTACCACAACAGCCTGATGGTGCAACTGTGGTCCAGCCTGGCGAGCCGCGACACCCGCCTCTTCGCCGAGGCGCTGCGGGCTTTCCCGCCCAAGCCCACGAGCACGACCTGGGGCGTCTATGTCCGCTGCCACGACGACATCGGCTGGGCGATCGCCGACGAGGATGCCGCCCGCGCGGGGTTGAGTGGCCCGGCACACCGCCACTTCCTCTCGGACTTCTACAGCGGCGAGTTCGTGGGGTCCTTCGCGCGGGGGCTGGTCTTTCAGCACAACCCGCAGACGGGCGACCGCCGCATCAGCGGGTCAGCGGCCAGCCTCGCCGGGCTGGAGGCGGCGCTGGACGCCGGGGACGCGGGCCGGGTGGACGACGCGGTGCGCCGCCTGCTGATGCTGCACGCGGTCATCCTGGGCTTTGGCGGGGTGCCGCTGCTGTACATGGGGGACGAACTCGCGCTCTTGAACGACTCCGGCTATGCCGACGTGCCCGAACACGCCGCCGACAACCGCTGGGTGCACCGCCCGCGCATGGACTGGGAGCTGGCGGGGCGCGTGGGGAGCGAGCCGGACACCCCGGCGGGCCGGGTGAATGCGGGGCTGCGGCACCTGATCGCCACCCGGCGGAGCCTGCCCCACCTGCACGCCAGCGTGGAAAGCTGGCCGATGCCCAGCCCCGACGGGCGGGTGCTGCTGCTGCGGCGCGACCATCCCCTCGGCGTGATGGTGCAGGCTTACAACTTCAGCGAGGCGGAGGTCGTGCTGCCCGCGTGGGAGCTGCGCGAGGTGCTGGGCGCGGAGGCGGTGGATGCGCTGACCGGGAGCCGCTTGCACCTGGAGCACCCCACGCTGCGGCTGGAAGGGTACCGGGCGCTGTGGCTGACGCAGGCTTGA
- a CDS encoding phosphatase PAP2 family protein, which produces MEAFWLAITNLGRDEVFIVVLALYTWLVNPWGGRNLGVAFALSYLVNTALKFGFDLPRPYQDGSAVASAAAQQTGLGPGLPSGHTQMSATLWGGIAAQTGRVGAWVVALVLIGLIATSRLALNVHYPSDVIVGLGLGAAFAALAARGHFAQPGAARWLIPALFLALTAFLPAGTPREYAVALGLTSGFWLVRPNYQPPRDWTGRAIVALLGLLIVFAVYFGLAAVLGGLSDLPLVRALRYAVLVWVAAEGAPLLLGRWLRRG; this is translated from the coding sequence ATGGAAGCATTCTGGTTGGCTATCACGAACCTCGGCCGTGACGAGGTTTTTATCGTCGTCCTCGCCCTCTACACCTGGCTGGTCAATCCCTGGGGTGGGCGCAATCTGGGCGTCGCCTTCGCCCTGTCGTATCTGGTCAATACGGCCCTGAAGTTCGGCTTCGACCTGCCCCGCCCGTATCAGGACGGCTCGGCGGTGGCGAGTGCGGCGGCGCAGCAGACCGGACTCGGGCCGGGCCTGCCCAGCGGCCACACCCAGATGAGCGCGACCCTGTGGGGCGGCATCGCCGCGCAGACGGGCCGGGTCGGGGCCTGGGTGGTCGCCCTGGTCCTGATCGGCCTGATCGCCACCTCGCGGCTCGCGCTGAACGTCCACTATCCCAGCGACGTGATCGTGGGCCTGGGACTGGGGGCGGCGTTCGCGGCCCTCGCGGCACGGGGCCACTTCGCGCAGCCGGGGGCGGCCCGCTGGCTGATTCCGGCGCTGTTCCTGGCGCTCACGGCCTTTCTGCCCGCCGGAACGCCGCGCGAGTACGCGGTCGCCCTGGGGCTGACGTCGGGGTTCTGGCTCGTGCGCCCGAACTACCAGCCGCCGCGTGACTGGACCGGGCGAGCTATCGTCGCCCTGCTCGGCCTGCTGATCGTCTTCGCCGTGTATTTCGGGCTGGCGGCGGTGCTGGGGGGGCTGAGCGACCTCCCGCTGGTGCGGGCGCTGCGCTACGCGGTGCTGGTGTGGGTCGCGGCGGAAGGAGCGCCGCTGCTGCTGGGGCGCTGGCTGCGGCGGGGGTAG
- a CDS encoding DUF2171 domain-containing protein: MTQNDAGEITRRIEQDLRERLERGAEHLQVKDVNGEHVGTVDHVEGDQLKLTRKGSPDGQHHYVPLSQVESMDDVAVYLNVERTAVQ; encoded by the coding sequence ATGACCCAGAACGACGCCGGAGAGATCACCCGCCGCATCGAGCAGGACCTGCGCGAGCGTCTGGAGCGCGGAGCCGAGCACCTTCAGGTCAAGGACGTGAACGGCGAGCACGTCGGCACCGTGGACCATGTGGAGGGCGACCAGCTCAAGCTGACCCGCAAAGGCAGTCCCGACGGGCAGCACCACTACGTGCCCCTCTCGCAAGTGGAGAGCATGGACGACGTGGCGGTGTATCTGAACGTGGAACGCACCGCTGTGCAGTAA